The region CTGTCCAAACAGATCAAATAGGCCCAGGCTAGATTTACAGACAAGAGTATAATGTGGTCAGGCCCAAAGATTCAACAATTGACAtggcagtaaaaacaaaaaacagcaaccgGCTTCTCTAGCATGCACAGTGCTGGGCTCCATCAGCAAGAGGgtcctccccccaacacacacccccgCCAGTCCTATCAAGAGAGATGGGGCACTGGTCAGCACCCCTTAAATAAACTATGGCTCATCTTTACAGCAGTAAAAGAATGTGGTAGTTCTATTTATACAGATCTGGAAAGATTCTAAGACATGTAACGAAATCAGGCAAATTGCAGCATATGTGGGAATCTCAACTAcagtaaactaaaaaaaaaaaaaaatgtgtgtgtgtgtgtgtgtgtgtgtgtgtgtgtgtgtgtgtgtataaatgcttGTAAAAGCCCTAACCCCATGCAGTTGCACTGACCCACTAAATGCTCTGTGAGGTCATCTAACTTGACCACATGGTCCATACACTCAAGAATTGGAATATAATAACAATTGATGGGATTTATGTAGAATATTTTAAACAGTGAGATAATAAGCATCAACTCATTACTTGGTTCCATCACCAGCCCACCATCCAAACCTCACAATAGAATCCCTGTCCTTCAAATCTATAccaatttcaggccagcctgctctacactgtaagaccttgtctaaataaataaagttcctGCCCTTTGTAGTGCTTGTGTCCCATGAGTCACTATTAGAATGACACAGATGGGCAAgatcagaagaaaaatattaattctatgcatatttttaatttttaatagcatGAATGAATCTACTATTTGAATgatttaaaggtttttatttttgagttttcattaaaaagtatctttggggctgaagagatgattcaacagttaagagcatatactgcAGCCCGGTGAGGTcacacatgcctgttatcccatcacttggggaggcagaggcaggtagatctcagtgagcttgaggccagcctggtctacagagtgagtctaagacagccaacactacacagagaaaccctgtctcaaaaaaacaaaatgatgatgatgatgataacaagaagaaggaggaggagaggtggaggaggaagaggaggaggaggaggaggcggaggcggaggaggcggaggaggaggagtataCACTGCTCTAGTACAGGCCTCAACTTTGATTCTCAGTTCccataccaggtggctcacaactacctacctataactccagctcctgggtatctgatgcctctggtctccatggacaccttctacatataaacatgtgaacacacacacacacacacacacacacacacacttaaaaataaaataaatcttaaaaaaaaagatacctttGCCTTTGAGGTATTGGCTCTCCTACCAAacaattgtttatttaaatagttttaaaggcGTATGTGCAAAGAGCTAGAAGAAAGGAGTTTGAATGTTCAGCGAACATAAATGAtagatgaggggctggagagatggctcagaggttaagagcactggctgctcttccagaggtcctaaattcaattcccaccaaccacatggtggctcacaaccatctgtaataagatctggtgccctcttccagcatgcagatgtacatgcaggcagaacactgcacacataataaataaatctttttcaaataaagaaatgatcaatgtaTGGGAGAATGGACAGGGTTAATAGCACTGACTTATATACCGTATACATATGAACATGTAACCCATAAACATGCATAatctttatgttttatgtatcAATACAAAGTTCTAattaatttctctttaaaaaaaaatacagttagaCACTGTGGAGGGGAACTTGCTATGTTCTGTCACTAGATCCTCACAACTATACCAAGAGGTAAGACCTTCAGTTGTTTTAGAGATCAGGCCTCATTCAGAGATGACTTCACCTAAAAGGGACATGTGGCAGataagggagagaagaaagcagtcACTCTTGACAAACAGCCTCCGGATACTGTTAGAGTTCTACAACGTGGAGGACAGTTGGACTAAAAGACAACCAAGAATGGTCCACCCaaaactcccaagtgctgaggtggggaagagcctattacagatgaagaaaccaCCTGCTGAGGTCACCCACACAGCACAGGAGGAAGGAGAACGGCCATCAAACCTGCAAGTACATTACCTGCCATGGCAAAGGGGAGGGAGTCAAGTTGGAAATGGGGTTAAGGTTCCTGGTCCATTGACCAAGTAAAGCGATGGGCCTGGACTAGCCGGGTAGACCCAGTGTGATCATTAAGAAAGGGAGGAGGGCCTGTGTTACAATACTACTGGGGTCAAGACCCACTGCTGAGCAAATGTGTGGACCCCAAACCTGGCTTTTAACCACTATTCTAGAAGAGGGAGTAAGTCTAATCACCCAGCCCAGGGAGAACCTCTGGTAATATTTTAGAATgatacctgtggtggtttgaataaaaatgcccccCAGGCCCACAGGGAGCGGCACTATTAGCAGGTCCTGGCCTtaatggagtaggtgtggccttgctagaggaagtgggtTCActgggggctttgaggtttcagatgctcaagccaagccATGCtcacctctcttcctgctgcctgccaatccagatgtagaactctcagctaccctccagcaccatgtctgtctgtgtgccatgcttcccactatgacAATAACGGACTAGACCTCTGAATGGTGTAAGCCGGGCCCTCATTAAACGTtatcctttataagagttgctgtagtcatggtgtctcttcacagcaataaaaccctaagacccccaaggttgttttggttttgttctgaggtgtgtgtgtgtgtgtgagagagagagagagagagagagacagagacagagacacagagacagaaagatggagggagggagggagggagggagggaaggaaggaaggagggagggagggagggagggagagagggagaggagtttTAATCTCAGAACCCGGGTCCTTGTACtctctaggcaagcactctactgttCTACCGACTAAATTATCGCAACCAAGCACCCCTTCACTCTTCCCTAGAGATGTGTGTGTCTGCCATCCTTAAGTAgcactttgttttgtgttttagtgtaaaaaaggacatttttccttgggtgtgttggcacacatctttaatctcagtactttgaAGTTAGAGACAAGCActtcctgtgagttccaggcctactcgggctacatagtgagaccctttccagaaagaaagaagagagaaagaggaaaggaaaaagagagagagaaaagagagaggaagggagggagggaaagaatttTTTCCTAGGCCAACTATGTTGAGTAGTGTGTATTTAAGCAAAACCAGAGGTGATTCTGAGACCATCCACCAACATCAGACAGCTATTACAGGAGAACAAAggtaagacacagaaaataaattaactgGCTATGATCTCCTCAATCAACCTGTCAGTTGGTTACAGATTAACTAGTTGTTTACAACTTAGTTAATTGGTTACTAGAGCTCCTGCAACCACCCAAAACCCTATTACTGCCATTAAAAATCTTCTTTACCAGTTTGGTATGTTGGGCACAGAGCAGATATCCAAGGCAAATTGAAGGCCGCCTACAAAATATTTGTTAACATTATCTTAGCAAAATGGAAATGCCACACAGTTTGCTCTTCTCCAATTATATTTCTGTCATTTCCCTTATGTTCCTGGTGCCACCTTTTCTCATGTCGCTATAATTGACTCATTAATACTGCTCAATAGGATCCACTGGATAAACATCAGATCTTATCCATTCTACTGTTTATGAAATTTTAAGCTGTTTACTGTTTGGGGCAATTAAAAATGCTGCTGTGCCAGGGTGGGCTAATATTCTtagggggcctccccttctctgagaaggaaagagggcaaTGGAAGGAGAGGGGCATGAGGGTAGGGCTGGTAGGGAAGAGggagggctgggatcaggctgtaaagagatagatagatagatagatagatagatagatagatagatagatagatagataatagatagatagatagaaagaaagaaagaaaataatgctgCTATGTAACAACTTTATTGAGGTGTGATGTGTATCACCATAAAATTTACCCAATAAATGGGTTACAAATTCATACAGTTGTGCAAACCTCACCACCACTGAGTTTAGGAACACGTCCATCACTCTCAGAAGGTCTTTCATGCCTATTTGCAGCCTATCCCACCTGCCATAGCCCACCAAACATCTCTAGTATGTTACCTTCTCCCAGTACACAATATTTTGAGGCTCATCCATTTTGCTCCATGTTTGATCCTTTTTTAAGGCTGAAGACTGTTCCATTCTTTGGTTTTTATTGCCCAATAGGTAAACCTGGTAAAATATCAGGTTCTGAGTGAGAGATGCTCTGAGAATGTTTGTGTGCAAGGCTTTGTAGGGACCTGTATTTTCATCTCTCCAGTAGAATTAATGGGGCACAGACTAACTTTATGTTTGTttggtgatttgtttgtttgtttttaagttgagaACACTGtttccaggcttgcctcaaatttgTAATAGTTCCACCTcggccttcccagtgctgggactgcaggtgtgtaccactaggTTTGGCTgtatgtctgattttttttctcattttttttttttctgacgtGCTGGAGATGAAACCCAGATCCTTGCCTATACTCAtaaagtgctctaccactgaactattcCCACAGCCtgtgtttaattaaaaacaaaaacaacataaccGCAGACAGTTCTTTAGTTATACCCTGCACACTGTTCATACCAAAGTGAACTAAATACACTTGTTTTCTAAGGTGACCGTTCTGCATTCACCACTTCTGTCAGAGCAGGACTGATGGTaagtgggaggaagaagatggtctctttgtgggtgCATGAGCAGGGTAGTGGGGCTAGGTGTAGGGAATTCTAAACACATTACCCAGTTTATCCATGGCTAAGGATAGTCAGCTGTAAGAGGCtgcaaatggggctggagagatggcacagaggttaagagtactggctgcttttccaaaggtcctgagttcaattcccagcaaccacatgatggcttacaaccatctataatgagacctggggttctcttctggtgtgcacgtgtacatgcaggcagaacactgtatacataataaataaataaataaatcttttttaaaagatgctggaCATGTTTTCAGCCTATCTAAACCCCACATTTATGTCTGTGAAACAGGTACCAGGCTTGCGGTTGCTGGGGAGGAGTTCAGAAATGCTCCAACTATGCACCACCATGGTTAGTGACCCTCAGGCTGCCATTACCATTAGTATCAACACCATGGCCCAGGGACATCGGCTCTTTGGCCTATCTACCCCAGGCACAACCTACTTCAAACACAACTGCGAACtccaggtgtctttttttttttttttttttttttttttaatgccatatgtaactaaaagaaatgctcactcACTTAACCCAAGCTCATCACTGGACAGACATCCAGACAGCATTTACATAGATCTGGTTTTGACTGGAGGACTTCCCTAACACAGAATAGGATATAATCAGTTTTGCTCCATCTCCTCCTGCCACAGTGTGTTATTACTGCCCACCTCCCAAACCCCTAGTGAAATCCCAGAAGCCCCCAGAAACACCTCAATCATCTGTAGGGGCATAAGGGGTACAGGCAAAGGAAGCATCTTTGGAACAAGAAAGGCACAGGTGCAAGGCTCGGACTGATACTTATTTGCAGCTAAGCCCCTGGGCCCCACGGGCTGTGGCAAGTGGCAAGTGAGCTGTCAGGTGCTCATGGCAGCAAAGTCATTCCCCTTAGCTGGGAGACTGTATCCACGGCAGGAGGTGAGGAAAGATGCCCTGACTGGATTCTCCTGACTCCCTTCCAGCCCTTGTTCGCACACATACAGAATCCTGATGTCGTTCAAGACAAGGTGAcccacacccttaatcccagcacttaggcggtggaggcaggaggatcctgaattagagaccagcctgggcataCCAAGTTGGAAGCCAACCTGAGCTGCACAGGCAGACAGGGGAAAAGGAAGTGGggggaggttaaaaaaaaaaagatcggaCACAGGCGTCACCTGTCTGGCCAGAACAAAGCATACCTTTTGACAAGTGACAAATATGTTTTCATATGACCACAAAGTTCCAATAGAGGGACAAGGCCAGCTGCAAGTAAGAGGACCCAATTCCAAGTGCTGCAACTGCAAAGACACCCGATTTTATGTAACAAGTCATCACAatgtcacatttaaaaaaaaaaagtaagtatttCTCATAACCACCACTGTGCCAGCTTTATTGTGAAGCCTTGTTACCTCAGATCTACTCCACCCATTATCTGAGCTGAGGAAGGGGTTTCCTGGTACTTTGAGTGTTAgctttttattacattaattttttttgagaatgtcatatgTGAATGCTGtgtttacatcatttcctcccttcctctcctttctcctagtTCTGCCCCTCTActcttgttctctcctctcttctcttcatcttcttcctctcctcctccctccctccctctccccactctctctctcttcttcctcctcttttttttttttttttaagatggggtctcattgtgtagatcagctatcctcaaacttacagagatccacctgtctctgcctccaaagtgctgggatcaaaggcatgtgccttcCTCCCAGCTTACTCATTAGTTATTATTGTATAAATTTATCAATGTAACCTGCGGGCTCCCTTTAGTGTTGCTCCtatgtaatggaagttttaggttctttgtaaactcagttgtgttatgtaaatgtttctgttttaatcccagtgtggaattttagtttgagctttagtttgtccaaAGCTGGTAACAGTCCTCGTGTCTTTACTGGCTGGTAAATTGGCCTGTTCATGCAGCAGGGAGAGGGCGTGgcctaggactctgaggaagataaaaggTAGTGGTGTGAAgtgtgtagcagtttggagaaaCCAGAGACTTCTAACTGATATCTGCTTACATCTCAAGTTCAGGGGCAGGAATGGATCACTGGCCTCTCACTCAGCAGGAACCATAAACGTGAGATATCCCTGCTTGGCTTAAACCTGTCGCAAGTTACAAGGTCAAAGTGAAACACAGAATTAGGAAGTCAGGGTAGGGTGTCTGGCATTTTCCCTGAGGAGTCCCTTCAAAGTTCACAAGAAGGGACTGGAGTCCATAGACCCTAAGTCCCTCATCCAAGGCTGCAGGTGTTTTCAAAGACCCCACCAGAGCCCAGTAAAGCCACTTCACCCTGGAATGAATGTCCATCTGTAAAATTACAGAGCCATAGAAGGCAGAAGCATTAACCCCAGGGCTATTCAAACAGATCCCTCCAGTGCCTCTCACAGGGCCTGCCTACAAAGCCTGTAGTTGGGAAGTGGGTAGAGAGAAGCACTCTGAGGTACTCACGAGGCTGGCAGGAAGGCTAGTGAGAGCCACTGCCCAACAAACAAACTGTCTCATTGCCCAGAACTGACCTCCTGCTTCTGGAGAATTCAGCCCACCCAGTCTGTGTGCAGCCTCTCGTGGCTCAGTTCTGCTACGAGCAAAAGAAACAGTCAGTCTAGGggtgtgtggagagaggaacacagcACAAACAGCCCCTAGCCCCTGCCTACCAGAGCCTTCTGACTGGGCCAGAGGGGAGCTGAGATGACGTACACACTGACCTATCTTTCTGCCTCCAATGGAtgagtatattttataaaaaacaaaacaaacaaaccctttcacACTCTGGCTATTTCTGTCTGCTGCATTCCAGACTCTTGGAAAGTGAACAACAGGTAGTTCCACCTCATGGAAGATGTCTGTTACATGTTCCTCTGCCTCAGAGAAAGCTGGAGTATTCACGACCAGGTTGAGGCCTATGGTCAgtaacaaaaaaagtaaatatttagcCCAGACCTGGAGCAGTCAACTACTCTTTTGTTCACTAACAGCCAAACCTCCCTTTGTGTAGAAGCCATGCATGCATTTAAGAGCATTTACAAAtccttcatgttctttttctccacTTTTAGACTTTTTTTCTGAGTCAGATACCTACTTAAATTCAGTGAGTCATGGTGTCAGTGGAAGCTTCAACACCTGTTCCTTCCACACCCTCCCAGACCCTCTCTGCACAGCAAAGACCATGCCTTCAGGCTGCAGGGACTAGGCAAGGCATTTGATCTTATTCATGTAAATTTTattcctgaactcgctttgtggaacaggctggcctggaactcagggcgatccacccgcttctgcctctcaagtgctgggattaaaagcacttgccatgcaagcctgacagTCTAAATTCAACCCCTGAAAAGCACTCAAAGAGACCTTACTCCTGaaagctctcctctgacctccacatcatCCCAACTCACTTATTTTCATCAATCCCACAGATGCAAACACCGACACAGCCTGAAAAACCTTCTGTGCTGTGGTGTTTGAGGAGGTCACCTGGCCAAGAGCAATGGGGCCCGAGTGTCACAGAGTCGCTGTTTGCCTTCAGGAAGTCTATCTCTTCCTGGGATCTCATTTTCTTCACCTATCAAGACTAGATTAGATGATCCCAAAGATTCTTCTCCCAAATGATCTGTTTCACTCACACATTCATTAAACATTAATCCAAGCCAGAACCAAGTTCTGAGCATCTTGTGCCAGGCGCAGCAAAGCACGTGACTGTGGCCTGCCACCTAAAAAAAGCTCCTAACAGTAGAGATCCTACCATCTTGCTTCCATGCCACTGTATGGTACAGAGtgggaaaaacaaaatcagtCCTCTCACATGTCCAGCCAAATAAGAGAAGGCATTTTTCTGTCCCTCAGTCTAGGTCACACTCCAAAAGAGCCCCCAGTGCCTTTtcctaaatttgatttttttttttttttaggttgctGTTTATCATTTTAAGTTGCCTCTTTTCCACGTAAGGGCAAGACTACCTCTTTCCCTCCTAATAAATCTTTTATTCTCCAGAGTTTTACCAAAAAGAGGAAATGTTGCCTTCAAAGCAATAAAAGGCCCCGGAAGAGGTAACTCACGAAAACTGGCCTGTAGAAACAATTTCTAGCCCagtcctcaccaccatcacctaaGTAACTAAACAGCCTACCGCCCCGTTTCTGAACACCTGTTGGACCTGCTGCGATCCTCCACTACTCACTACCGTCTAAGTGCAACAGTGAGTTTCCCCCTGAGCCTCAAGGTTTGTGCGAGGGAGGATTCAGTCTGTGGAAAGAGCTCCAGAGCGCTGTGCCAACCGAAGTCACTGGGTCTCTAGCTGGGCTTTGAGGCGAGATAGAGCCTAGCTCTGCCAACCCACAGCTTTTCTTGCTTATGACGTTGAAAGGCAAAGGGAAAGTGGTGGCCTCAGACGGTCAACCCCAGTCCAGCCAAAGCTGCAGGTGGATGCATGCATCCCAGTGGCTCCAAAGCGATCTGCGCCCACGACACCCTCACTACCCCGCAGAGGGAAAACCAAGCTGGGTCACCGGTCCCAAAGATCTGGCGAATGCGAGCCCCAGCCACCGCctcacccagcccctccctgtacagcctccccctccccgaaACgccgcccgccccctccccggccGCCACCAATCAGAGTCCCGAGCGGCGCCCGCGGAGTCAGGTCGGCAGCCATTGAGCGCCAGGGCCCGAGGCGGCGCCTCACCCGCCCCCTCGCAGGATGCCAGGCGCCCCGCAGCTGGCGAGGTGGGCACAGCGTGCGGGGCGCGGGAGGCGCGCGGGTCTGGAGAGGAGCGCGCTTCCGCCTCCGCTCCGCCTCCGTACGGGGGCGCGGGCGCAGTGGCCCCGGCGGAGGATCGCAGGGGGCAGGGCCGAGACAGCGAGGAGGGGGCACGGGGGAAAGCGGGAGCGATAAAAGGAagcaaggctgccccaccccGCCGCAGGCCAGCGGGCAGACTCTCCTCTGCCCCTTCCGTCCGGCCTGTGCCGGCAGCGGCGGGGAGGCGCGCGGCCCGCTGCCAGCCCATGGAGGCTTTCCCTTGGGCGCCACGCTCGCCTCGCCGCGCCCGCGCGCCCGCGCCTATGGCGCTCGTGCCCAGCGCCCGCTACGTGAGCGCCCCGGGCCCGGTGCACCCGCAGCCCTTCAGCTTCTGGAACGACTACCTGGGGCTAGCCACGCTCATTACCAGGGCTAGCGACCGCGGCTCCCCGCACGAGGGGCCCGGGCCCACAGCGGCGGGACCTACGCTGGGGCCGCCCGAGGACGACGAGGATGACGACGGCGATGATCCGGGGGCCGGGGACCGCTACCTGGGAGGCGCGTTGGAACTGCGCGCGCTGGAGCTGTGCGCCGGCCCCTCCGAGGCCGGGCTGATGGAGGAGCGCTTCGCAGAGCTGAACCCATTCGCAGGGCGCGCCACCGCCGTGCTGTTGGGCTGCGcgccccccgccgccgccgccgcctccacGACCGAAGTGACGCCGCGCGAGGAGCCGAGCCCTGCGTGGGCTGCCGAGCCTCGTCTGCACGCGGCCTCCGCGACAACCACCGCGCGTTTGATGAAACCCgagctgcaggtgtgtgtgttctGCCGGAACAACAAGGAGGCGGTGGCACTCTACACCACGCACATCCTTAAGGGCCCCGACGGCCGGGTACTGTGCCCGGTCCTGCGCCGCTACACGTGCCCCCTGTGCGGCGCCAGCGGCGACAACGCACACACCATCAAGTATTGCCCGCTCTCCAAAGtgccgccgcccgccgcccgcccgccgccgccgcgcaGCACCAGGGACAGTCTGTCCAGCAAGAAGCTGCGCTAGGAGCAGGCTGCGCCTGGTTTCGGACACCGGCAGGCATGGTCGCGCTCCTCTCCCCAGTGGAGATGGTCTTGGGGAAGCCAGAGGGGGCGCAGCACTTTCCTATGGAGTGGTCGGGTCTCTGACGTTGAAATCTTGAATTTTGTCTCTAGTTTCTAAAGCGCACATCCAGAACGATGAGGGCTGAGCGGGTGTGCCACTGGCTAGTGTGGTGAATGAGGCGCTGTTTGTTTATGGGTCCAGTTTAGGTGCGCATCAGTATGAAATTGTCTCTGATCTTGGATGTTTCGTCTTATGAATAGAGGCACTTTATTAGGTCTAGAGTATTTTTAATAGCCTCGGAACTGACTGTAAAACTACAATTTTATGGAAGGTTGGCAAAATTACTATTTTATCGTTTGATGCAATTTAGTTTGTCCTTACAGGTTGCGGGTAAAGCAATTTAGTACATTTCCCAGTATTGAGGATGTTCCTCGTGGTTGTTTCTGTCCTAGATGGGAGGCTTAAAGGCACAGTCTGTAGCAGGTAGAATACAGTTCCTTATCCTCTTATGTATCAGATAATTACACTGAATTAGCAAGTAGCCCTTCTCGCCCTTAAAAATAATTGTGCCAAGTCTTAATCATATCGTGTACATATTTGGAAATGGTGCTGTTTAAGAGACGTGTATTTATAGTGGCAGTATGAGTCCATTTATCTTCCCTGTAACTCCTATTTAGTATTTTCTCTATGCACCATCCTGATCGTCCAACATTTATAGTCTGATGCTAAGatcagaaaggaggaaacctGAGCAGTATTAACTTACCTTGATTGTTCAATTTCAGGGTTCCTAAATAGAAAATGACATATAATGCAATAACCTGAGTTCCAGAAGATTCTATTCTGGGCTTCCTGCCTTCATATATACAGAAGGTGTGCACCATTTCAAGGCTCTAATAATTGAAGTTGGATACAAGTATCATAACCACCTTGATTGTGGGGCTCCACACTTACTAGGAGAACCCCAAAAGATCTTAAGGCAAAAGTTCCTAACCCCTTACTTCCAGTACACTGAATACTGGACTAAGGCATCTAACTACCTACCATCAAGACAGAAGAGGCAAAGATGGAGGTGGATTGAGATAAACTCAGACATGTATCAACACCACTATCTGCAAACTGTCAGCCAAGAGATTAAGTACATAAAGTAGTCTGATTTAGCTG is a window of Acomys russatus chromosome 5, mAcoRus1.1, whole genome shotgun sequence DNA encoding:
- the Nanos1 gene encoding nanos homolog 1, with the protein product MEAFPWAPRSPRRARAPAPMALVPSARYVSAPGPVHPQPFSFWNDYLGLATLITRASDRGSPHEGPGPTAAGPTLGPPEDDEDDDGDDPGAGDRYLGGALELRALELCAGPSEAGLMEERFAELNPFAGRATAVLLGCAPPAAAAASTTEVTPREEPSPAWAAEPRLHAASATTTARLMKPELQVCVFCRNNKEAVALYTTHILKGPDGRVLCPVLRRYTCPLCGASGDNAHTIKYCPLSKVPPPAARPPPPRSTRDSLSSKKLR